One Sanguibacter keddieii DSM 10542 genomic window carries:
- a CDS encoding ABC transporter permease, whose translation MTTENSMPSNPSEGSKRIPRSERVEQVAAGLTPVNAQMSIGRYTRQVWGRRRFVAALASSKLSAKHGKDRLGSLWLILTPLLNAATYYLIFGVLLDTQRGIENFVGFLIIGVFVYQFSASTINEGSRSIVSNTKLLQTLHFPRAVLPLSVVVRQVIAFMPALAVMFVIVLAIPPHASVTWRWLLVVPVLILQVAFSTGVALMLARLVARVNDISNLMQFVMRAWMYFSGIFYSFDRFDAYPTAKAVLELNPLHAFLTIYRDAVLYEQVAPAKDWYVAVAWSLAALVVGWVVFWRGEKEYGRV comes from the coding sequence ATGACGACTGAGAACTCCATGCCGAGCAACCCCTCCGAGGGGAGCAAGCGCATCCCCAGATCTGAGCGGGTCGAGCAGGTCGCAGCAGGTCTGACCCCGGTGAACGCCCAGATGTCGATCGGTCGTTACACGCGTCAGGTATGGGGCCGCCGCCGCTTCGTCGCGGCGCTCGCGTCGTCGAAGCTGAGCGCCAAGCACGGCAAGGACCGTCTCGGGAGCCTGTGGCTCATCTTGACGCCGCTGCTCAACGCAGCCACGTACTACCTGATCTTCGGTGTGCTCCTCGACACGCAGCGGGGCATCGAGAACTTCGTCGGGTTCTTGATCATCGGCGTGTTCGTGTACCAGTTCTCCGCGAGCACCATCAACGAGGGCTCGCGCTCGATCGTGTCGAACACGAAGCTGCTGCAGACGCTCCACTTCCCGCGTGCGGTGCTGCCGCTCTCCGTGGTCGTCCGCCAGGTCATCGCCTTCATGCCTGCGCTCGCAGTCATGTTCGTGATCGTGCTCGCGATCCCCCCGCACGCCTCCGTCACGTGGCGCTGGCTGCTCGTCGTACCGGTCTTGATCCTCCAGGTCGCCTTCAGCACGGGGGTGGCGCTGATGCTCGCCCGGCTCGTCGCACGGGTGAACGACATCAGTAACCTCATGCAGTTCGTCATGCGCGCGTGGATGTACTTCTCCGGGATCTTCTACTCCTTCGACCGGTTCGACGCCTACCCGACCGCGAAGGCGGTCCTCGAGCTGAACCCGCTCCACGCCTTCCTCACGATCTACCGAGACGCGGTGCTCTACGAGCAGGTCGCGCCCGCAAAGGACTGGTACGTCGCGGTGGCGTGGTCCCTCGCTGCCCTGGTGGTCGGTTGGGTCGTGTTCTGGCGTGGCGAGAAGGAGTACGGACGTGTCTGA
- a CDS encoding ABC transporter ATP-binding protein, translated as MSEAQLAPTGEAVLPPATVVMDDVHVTYRVPTVQQRAESPRGLRRLASFVQPTPQASVHAVRGISLVVREGESVGLIGTNGSGKSSLLRALAGLHPLKQGRIFAADEPMLLGVNAALLPELPGSKNVLLGAMALGLSKAEAAARYDEIVELASIGNSIYLPMKTYSSGMAARLNFSIATAVRPKILLVDEALNTGDADFRQRSQNKMDELRTHAGTVFLVSHSSSTLRDTCTRVLWIDKGTLRMDGEPKEVLKAYSVRQKEIVEARTSGKPVPPPPWESGELAPVPDPFA; from the coding sequence GTGTCTGAGGCTCAGCTGGCACCGACGGGAGAGGCGGTCCTCCCGCCCGCGACCGTCGTGATGGACGACGTGCACGTCACGTACCGGGTCCCGACCGTCCAGCAGCGGGCCGAGTCACCTCGAGGGCTCAGACGGCTCGCGTCGTTCGTCCAGCCGACCCCTCAAGCCTCCGTTCATGCAGTGCGAGGGATCTCTCTCGTCGTCCGGGAGGGAGAGTCCGTCGGCCTGATCGGCACGAACGGCTCGGGCAAGTCGTCCTTGCTCCGGGCGCTCGCCGGGCTGCACCCGCTCAAGCAGGGCCGGATCTTCGCCGCCGACGAGCCGATGCTCCTCGGGGTGAACGCCGCTCTACTGCCGGAGCTGCCTGGAAGCAAGAACGTGCTGCTCGGCGCGATGGCCCTCGGGCTCTCGAAGGCGGAGGCTGCTGCAAGGTACGACGAGATCGTCGAGCTCGCCTCTATCGGGAACTCGATCTACCTGCCGATGAAGACGTACTCCTCTGGTATGGCAGCTCGTCTGAACTTCTCGATCGCCACGGCGGTCCGACCGAAGATCCTGCTGGTCGACGAGGCGCTCAACACCGGGGACGCCGACTTCCGTCAACGCAGCCAGAACAAGATGGACGAGCTGAGGACGCACGCCGGGACGGTCTTCTTGGTCAGCCACAGCTCGTCGACGCTCCGAGACACCTGCACCCGGGTGCTGTGGATCGACAAGGGCACGCTCCGTATGGACGGCGAGCCGAAAGAGGTCCTCAAGGCGTACTCGGTGCGCCAGAAGGAGATCGTCGAGGCTCGCACGTCGGGCAAGCCGGTCCCGCCGCCGCCGTGGGAGAGCGGTGAGCTGGCACCTGTGCCAGACCCGTTCGCCTGA
- the glf gene encoding UDP-galactopyranose mutase — protein MDADLVIVGSGFFGLTVAERIAEEYGRKVLVVDRRHHVGGNAYSENEAQTGIEVHRYGAHLFHTSNERVWEYVNRFTSFTDYVHRVYTTHKGEVYPMPINLGTVNQFFRSSHGPQAARDLLLEQAAELGGKSPENLDEQGISLIGRPLYEAFIREYTAKQWQTDPKDLPASIISRLPVRYTYDNRYFSDTYEGLPTDGYTRWIERMADHKNIEVRLDVDFFDESQPVNKKNVVGNVPVVYTGPVDRYFDYAEGDLSWRTLDFEEEVLQVGDYQGTSVMNYADADVPYTRIHEFRHFHPERDYPKDKTVIMREFSRFAEKTDEPYYPINTAADRERLLAYRDLAAAEKDVLFGGRLGTYKYLDMHMAIGSALSMVDNKLAPHFGAGRSIESGGVDA, from the coding sequence TTGGACGCGGACCTTGTCATCGTCGGTTCTGGATTCTTCGGTCTCACCGTCGCCGAGCGGATCGCCGAGGAGTACGGCCGCAAGGTCCTCGTCGTCGACCGCCGTCACCACGTGGGCGGCAACGCCTACTCGGAGAACGAGGCGCAGACCGGGATCGAGGTGCACCGCTACGGTGCCCACCTCTTCCACACCTCCAACGAGCGCGTCTGGGAGTACGTCAACCGGTTCACGTCCTTCACGGACTACGTGCACCGGGTGTACACCACGCACAAGGGCGAGGTGTACCCCATGCCGATCAACCTCGGCACGGTGAACCAGTTCTTCCGCTCGTCGCACGGCCCGCAGGCCGCCCGCGACCTGCTCCTCGAGCAGGCTGCCGAGCTCGGCGGCAAGTCGCCGGAGAACCTCGACGAGCAGGGCATCTCCCTCATCGGGCGCCCGCTCTACGAGGCGTTCATCCGCGAGTACACGGCCAAGCAGTGGCAGACGGACCCCAAGGACCTGCCGGCGAGCATCATCTCGCGCCTGCCCGTGCGCTACACGTACGACAACCGATACTTCTCGGACACCTACGAGGGTCTGCCGACCGACGGGTACACGCGCTGGATCGAGCGCATGGCCGACCACAAGAACATCGAGGTCCGCCTGGACGTCGACTTCTTCGACGAGTCGCAGCCGGTCAACAAGAAGAACGTCGTCGGCAACGTGCCCGTCGTCTACACCGGCCCGGTCGACCGCTACTTCGACTACGCCGAGGGCGACCTCTCCTGGCGCACCCTCGACTTCGAGGAGGAGGTGCTCCAGGTCGGCGACTACCAGGGAACCTCCGTCATGAACTACGCGGACGCCGACGTGCCGTACACGCGCATCCACGAGTTCCGCCACTTCCACCCGGAGCGGGACTACCCCAAGGACAAGACCGTGATCATGCGCGAGTTCTCGCGCTTCGCGGAGAAGACCGACGAGCCGTACTACCCGATCAACACCGCAGCCGACCGTGAGCGCCTGCTCGCCTACCGCGACCTCGCCGCGGCCGAGAAGGACGTGCTCTTCGGCGGGCGCCTCGGCACGTACAAGTACCTCGACATGCACATGGCGATCGGCTCGGCCCTCTCCATGGTCGACAACAAGCTCGCGCCGCACTTCGGCGCCGGCCGCTCCATCGAGAGCGGCGGGGTCGACGCATGA
- a CDS encoding glycosyltransferase has protein sequence MSATTAAPVKPATVTRTLQRVVLPLEADQDILPLYVEGEQQQPPVVAHGEKERGAAAEAQDLSQVLSRTSYAVRAQQRTSFGTYFNAFPASYWRRWTVVTEVTLRVTLLGSADVIVYRSNAKGNVYRVESTRVEAGTDATAGTDVSFRLPLSTFADGGWYWFDVIAADGGATVKAARWEAEVPEDRATPGTLSIAVTTLNRPDDVVALLGQHGADPELLSILDEVIVVDQGNQHPTDAEGFAEAEKGLDGRLRVIIQANLGGSGGFSRGMSETLDAEKSTYVLISDDDVRTEPEGIVRAATFADLSRRPTIVGGQMFSMFDRPYLHSMGERIQPWRFWWGPVLQDSEGHHLDKESLRSTRELHRRVDVDYNGWWMTLIPLSVVREIGLSLPLFIKWDDAEYSLRARQTGVPTVTLPGAAVWHVPWTDKDDTLDWQAYYHERNRFVAALLHSQYPRGGRIVRESFIHQTRHLLASQYSVAELRLMALEDLLSGPEHMHDQLGTRLGDIRAVRAAHPDSTVEKDPGAFPAPRREKMPKKGEGVRPPSNRVGLLTMAAVGAVKQLRPIRQLSKSHPEAEVHAADAKWWMLAQFDSAVVSTSDGSGASWYHRDPERFRSLMTRSVKIHEQLLRAWPELSEQYKSSIDSLVGQDEWKKTFRGER, from the coding sequence ATGAGCGCCACCACCGCAGCCCCGGTGAAGCCCGCGACGGTGACCCGCACCCTCCAGCGCGTCGTGCTGCCCCTCGAGGCCGACCAGGACATCCTCCCGCTCTACGTCGAGGGCGAGCAGCAGCAGCCCCCGGTCGTCGCCCACGGGGAGAAGGAGCGCGGCGCCGCCGCCGAGGCGCAGGACCTCTCGCAGGTGCTCTCGCGCACCAGCTACGCGGTCCGCGCGCAGCAGCGCACCTCCTTCGGCACGTACTTCAACGCCTTCCCCGCCAGCTACTGGCGCCGCTGGACGGTCGTCACCGAGGTCACCCTCCGGGTGACGCTCCTCGGCTCGGCCGACGTCATCGTCTACAGGTCCAACGCGAAGGGCAACGTCTACCGCGTCGAGTCCACGCGGGTCGAGGCTGGCACCGACGCGACCGCGGGCACCGACGTCTCCTTCAGGCTGCCGCTGTCGACCTTCGCGGACGGCGGCTGGTACTGGTTCGACGTCATCGCCGCCGACGGGGGAGCGACCGTCAAGGCCGCCCGCTGGGAGGCCGAGGTCCCCGAGGACCGCGCGACCCCCGGCACCCTGTCGATCGCCGTCACCACGCTCAACCGCCCGGACGACGTCGTCGCCCTCCTCGGCCAGCACGGCGCCGACCCCGAGCTCCTGTCCATCCTCGACGAGGTCATCGTCGTCGACCAGGGCAACCAGCACCCCACCGACGCCGAGGGCTTCGCCGAGGCCGAGAAGGGCCTCGACGGGCGCCTGCGCGTCATCATCCAGGCCAACCTCGGCGGGTCCGGCGGGTTCTCCCGCGGGATGAGCGAGACCCTCGACGCCGAGAAGAGCACCTACGTGCTCATCTCCGACGACGACGTCCGCACCGAGCCCGAGGGCATCGTCCGCGCCGCGACCTTCGCCGACCTCTCGCGCCGCCCGACGATCGTCGGCGGCCAGATGTTCTCGATGTTCGACCGCCCGTACCTGCACTCCATGGGCGAGCGCATCCAGCCGTGGCGCTTCTGGTGGGGACCGGTCCTCCAGGACTCCGAGGGCCACCACCTCGACAAGGAGTCGCTGCGCAGCACCCGCGAGCTCCACCGCCGCGTCGACGTCGACTACAACGGGTGGTGGATGACCCTCATCCCGCTGTCCGTGGTCCGCGAGATCGGCCTGTCCCTCCCGCTGTTCATCAAGTGGGACGACGCCGAGTACTCGCTCCGCGCCCGCCAGACCGGCGTCCCCACCGTCACGCTCCCCGGCGCAGCCGTGTGGCACGTGCCGTGGACCGACAAGGACGACACCCTCGACTGGCAGGCGTACTACCACGAGCGCAACCGCTTCGTGGCGGCGCTGCTGCACTCCCAGTACCCCCGCGGCGGCCGGATCGTCCGTGAGTCCTTCATCCACCAGACCCGGCACCTGCTCGCCTCGCAGTACTCCGTGGCCGAGCTGCGCCTCATGGCCCTCGAGGACCTCCTCAGCGGCCCCGAGCACATGCACGACCAGCTCGGCACCCGCCTCGGCGACATCCGTGCCGTGCGCGCCGCGCACCCGGACTCGACCGTCGAGAAGGACCCGGGCGCCTTCCCCGCGCCCCGTCGCGAGAAGATGCCCAAGAAGGGCGAGGGCGTCCGCCCGCCGTCCAACCGGGTCGGCCTGCTCACGATGGCCGCCGTCGGCGCCGTCAAGCAGCTGCGCCCCATCCGCCAGCTGTCCAAGAGCCACCCCGAGGCCGAGGTGCACGCCGCCGACGCCAAGTGGTGGATGCTCGCGCAGTTCGACTCCGCCGTGGTGTCCACCTCGGACGGCTCCGGGGCCTCGTGGTACCACCGTGACCCC